From Streptomyces sp. SAI-135:
TGGACATCGGCTGCGGCATGTCGGCGGTGAGGACGTCCCTGACGGCGAACGACCTGCCGGGTGACCTGTCCCGGCTGCGGTCGAAGATCGAGCAGGCGATTCCGGTGGGGCGGGGGGTGCATGACAGTCCCGTAGAGCCGGGGCGGTTCCATGGTCTGGCGACTGCGGGGTGGGACGAGTTCTGGGGGCGGTTCGACGGGGTTGCGGAAGCGGTCAAGTTCCGGGGAGAGCGGGCGGCCAGGCAGATGGGGACGCTTGGCGGGGGGAATCATCACCTGGAGCTGTCGCTTGATTCGGAGGGTTCGGTATGGCTCACCCTGCACTCCGGTTCCCGGAACATCGGTAAGGAGCTTGCCGAGCATCACATCGGCGTGGCTCAGAAGCTCCCGCACAACCAGGGCCTGGTCGATCGTGATCTCGCAGTCTTCGTCTCGGATACTCCGCAGATGGCGGCGTACCGAAATGATCTGTACTGGGCTCAGGAGTACGCGAAGCACAACCGCTCGATCATGATGGCGCTCCTGAAGGACGTGGTCCGCAAGGAGTTCAAGAAGGCGAAGCCGACCTTCGAGACGGAGATCTCCTGCCACCACAACTATGTGGCAGAGGAGCGCTATGAGGGCATGGACCTGCTGGTCACTCGGAAGGGAGCGATCCGCGCAGGCTCCGGCGAGTACGGGATCATCCCCGGGTCGATGGGCACCAGCTCGTACATCGTCAAGGGTCTCGGAAACGAGAAGGCCTTCAACTCGGCCTCTCACGGGGCGGGTCGGCGTATGAGCCGGAACGCTGCCAAGAGGCGCTTCTCGGTGCGGGATCTGGAGGAGCAGACCCGGGGCGTGGAGTGCCGCAAGGACTCCGGCGTCGTGGACGAGATCCCGGGTGCCTACAAGAACATCGACCAGGTGATGGAGCAGCAGCGCGATCTTGTCCAGGTCGTGGCCAAGCTGAAGCAGTTCATCTGTGTCAAGGGCTGACGTGCGAGGCCCACGACAAGTGGACGTGGGCCTCGCACGTTCAGCTATCGGTCGGCCGGCAGCGGAATCTGGCCGGTCCGTAGTCGCCAGAGGCGGATGTAACAGCTCTTCTCAGTGCGGCCGAGTTCTCTGGCCGCGGCAGCGTCGTTGTTCAGCCGGAGCAGCACACGGTCTTCCGAAGCGGTCCACCGGCGGCGTGCGGGAGCAACCCTCATGCCGCAGGGTCGGATCCAGGCGGCCAGGGAGTCGGCCGCGGCTTGCTTGCGCGGCAGGGACAGGCATCCCTCGTAATAGAGGTGAGCTGCGAAGCGCTGAGCCTTCTCGTTTGTGTACAGGATGTTATAGATGCCGTCTCGTGCGTTGCGTTTGAGCGAGCGCTCTGATCCGGTGAATTTCCCTGCGTAGAAGCACAGGTAGGCGGCAACAGCCGTGCTGGCCGTGGTGAGGGATACAAAGGGGAAACCCTTGCCCGTGTAACCCACGGAGCCGTCGGCGTCGACGATCCCGCGAAGGTAGTCACGCGCACGGAACTCGAAGCCGGGTGGAGTGATCGTCCGTGACTTGCGTCCATAGGGCAGGCCGAGCTGATTGAGCTTGGTTCTGGCTTCGAGGGAGCACAGGGTCCAGGTGGCCGAGGTGTGGACCTCGGCGAAGTTCGTGGACCGGGTGCGCTCGGTGATGCTGCTGTAGTACGGCGTCAGTTCCTGGAACTTGCGCAGGAGATCGACGTCTCGGGCACTGAGCTCGACGGTCAACTTGCCTTTCTGACCGGCTCCTTGCTGTAGGTGTCCGTCCGCCTGCAAGAAGCCGAACATGTACGCGTACTCGGGGACCGTCAGGTCCATGAACTGGGGAGCGTTAGGCTCGCATTCAGCCACAGGGAAGCCTCTACTTCCTTGTCGGTCAGGCCCTCGGCAGGGATGCCCGTCCCTGCCGAGGGCCGTCTTGTTGGTGTTGTGGCGTGAGCCTAGATCGCCAGTTCAGGGGGCGTTCGGATGATCGAAGAGGTTCATCCCTGTGGGTGATCTGCCGCGCTCACTTGGGAGCGTGGGTCACCGCGTAGATCATGACGAACGCCACGATGTGGATGCCGAAGAGGAAGTAGGCGAGCCACCACCACATGTGGCGTTCGTCGTGGGGGTCTTTCCGGTCGGGGGTCACAGCTCGCGGTGGACCTTCGTGTTGGAGGCCTGGGCGCGGGGGCGCAGGACCAGGAGGTCGACGTTGACGTGGCTGGGGCGGGTGACGGCCCAGGTGATGGTCTCGGCGACGTCGTCGGCGGTGAGGGGTTCCGCCACGCCCTCGTAGACCTTGGACGCCTTCGACTCGTCGCCGCCGAAGCGGGTCAGGGCGAACTCGTCCGTCTTGACCATGCCGGGCGCGATCTCGATCACGCGGACCGGGCGGCCGACGATCTCCAGGCGCAGGGTCTCGGCGAGGACGTGGGCGCCGTGCTTGGCGGCGACATAGCCGCCGCCGCCCTCGTAGGTGCCGTGTCCGGCGGTCGAGGAGACGACGACGATCGTGCCGTCGCCGCTCGCGTCGAGCTTGGGCAGCAGGGCCTGGGTGAGGTTCAGGGTGCCGATGACGTTGGTCTCGTACATCGTGCGCCAGTCGGCGGGGTCGCCGGTGGCGACGGGGTCGGCGCCGAGGGCTCCGCCGGCGTTGTTGACGAGGACACCGATCGTCTTGAAGGCCGTCGCGAACTCGTCGACGGCCGCACGGTCGGTCACGTCCAACTGGTAGGCCGTCGCCTGGTGGCCGGCCGCGTTGATCTCCTCCGCGAGCGCCTCGATGCGGTCCTTGCGGCGGGCGGTGAGGACGACGCGGTAGCCGGCCGCGGCGAGCTGCCGTGCGGTCGCCGCGCCGATTCCGCTGCTGGCCCCGGTGACGACGGCGATCCGGGACGCGGGGGACGGGGCGGCGGATGCCATGGGCTGCTCCTCGGGCGGCGCGGGTACGGGCTCCCGCCAGAATAGGGCGGCCGTGGTCCGAGGCTCCGGGCGGTCCGGATCGCGGGCCGGTACGAGGGTGGTCCCGCTGTCCTGGGCCCACGGCTCGCCGGCGCGCTCACCGCGGACGGCCGGTCAGTCGCGCGGGGCGTACATGATCACCGCCATGCCCGTGAGGCAGATCAGTGCGCCCGTGATGTCCCAGCGGTCGGGGCGGTAGCCGTCGGCCGCCATGCCCCACAGGATCGAGCCGGCCACGAAGATGCCGCCGTACGCGGCGAGGATGCGGCCGAAGTGGGCGTCGGGCTGGAAGGTGGCGACGAAGCCGTAGGCGCCGAGGGCGAGGACGCCGCCCGCGGTCCACATCCAGCCGCGGTGTTCGCGTACGCCCTGCCAGACCAGCCAGGCGCCGCCGATCTCGAAGAGGGCGGCCACGGCGAACAGGGCGGCGGAGCGGGCTACGAGCATGGGGCCAGCCTGGCATGCCGGGCCTGTGTCACCTGATGGAGGGCGCCTGCCGTTCGCCGTACGTGGGATACATCCCTGCGACCGCGGCGGGTTCGGGCGGCTGGAGCGAGGAGTGGGTGGCATGCGGGTGCTTGCGGTGTGGGGTGCGGTGGTGGTGGCCCTGGTGGCCGGGGGTACGGCGGTCGCCGTCGGCGGGCCCGAGGCGGATCTGGCGTATCACGGGGCCGCGTCCCTGTCCGGCGGGCGGGTGGACCTGCGGTTCACGCCCCGCAACCACGGGCCGGCCGCCGTGCCGGACGCGACCGTACGGCTGCGGTGGTCCGAGCCGCTCGTGAACGAGCAGACCCTGCCGGCGGGGTGTGCGCGGTCGGAGGAGCGGGTGGTGCTGTGCCGGGTGGGGGCGCTGGCGGCGGACGGGCTGGGGGAGCGGGTCGAGCTGCGGGCGCGGTTGCGGGGGGCGCCGTCGGAGGTGCTGCTGGAGATCGACACGGTGTGGAACGGGGGGACGGTGGACCGGAACCGGGAGAACGACCGGCAGCGGGTGCTGGTGCTGGACAGCGGGGACGAGTACTACTTCTGATCCGGCGGGGGCGTTCCGGTGCGTTTCAAACGGCGGCCGCCTGTGCGTACGCCGTCGGCGGGGTCCCGACCGTGGCCGTGAAGTCCCGGACCAGGTGGGCCTGGTCGGCGTAGCCGAGGTCGGCGGCGAGGGCGGCCCAGTCGGCCTCGCCGCGGGTGCCGGCCAGTTCCAGGGCCTCGTGGATGCGGTAGCGGAGGATGACCCACTTCGGACTGACACCGACGTACGCCGAGAAGAGCCGTTGCAGTGCGCGTACCGAGAGGCCCGCCGCGTGGGCGAAGTCGTCGACGCGGCGCACGGTGCGGTCGTCGTGGACGCGGTCGACGAGGGCGGTGGCGAGGTCGGCCTGCGGGTCGGGGCCGGCCGGGGCGAGGGGGAGGAGGAAGGCGTCGAGTGCGGCGACGCGGGCCTCGTCGTCGGCGGGGGTCACGACGGAGCGGGCGGCGGCGGGGGTGGCCCGCGGGAACACGTCCCGGGCCGGCAG
This genomic window contains:
- a CDS encoding YnfA family protein, yielding MLVARSAALFAVAALFEIGGAWLVWQGVREHRGWMWTAGGVLALGAYGFVATFQPDAHFGRILAAYGGIFVAGSILWGMAADGYRPDRWDITGALICLTGMAVIMYAPRD
- a CDS encoding SDR family NAD(P)-dependent oxidoreductase, producing the protein MASAAPSPASRIAVVTGASSGIGAATARQLAAAGYRVVLTARRKDRIEALAEEINAAGHQATAYQLDVTDRAAVDEFATAFKTIGVLVNNAGGALGADPVATGDPADWRTMYETNVIGTLNLTQALLPKLDASGDGTIVVVSSTAGHGTYEGGGGYVAAKHGAHVLAETLRLEIVGRPVRVIEIAPGMVKTDEFALTRFGGDESKASKVYEGVAEPLTADDVAETITWAVTRPSHVNVDLLVLRPRAQASNTKVHREL
- a CDS encoding helix-turn-helix domain-containing protein; this translates as MAAPRRDTRGIVDPAGLLTRVRFRRHEPAEPLRRYVEQYWFIDWDLPEPYVSHVVPHPSVHLTFQQDEGSPYAELTGIPGGLYTRRLSGRGRVCGVKFRPGGFRPYAPGHPVSHWTGRVLPARDVFPRATPAAARSVVTPADDEARVAALDAFLLPLAPAGPDPQADLATALVDRVHDDRTVRRVDDFAHAAGLSVRALQRLFSAYVGVSPKWVILRYRIHEALELAGTRGEADWAALAADLGYADQAHLVRDFTATVGTPPTAYAQAAAV
- a CDS encoding RtcB family protein; this translates as MSYVEMPGAKVPIRMWTDPATVEDVALQQLRNVATLPWIKGLAVMPDVHYGKGATVGSVIAMQGAVCPAAVGVDIGCGMSAVRTSLTANDLPGDLSRLRSKIEQAIPVGRGVHDSPVEPGRFHGLATAGWDEFWGRFDGVAEAVKFRGERAARQMGTLGGGNHHLELSLDSEGSVWLTLHSGSRNIGKELAEHHIGVAQKLPHNQGLVDRDLAVFVSDTPQMAAYRNDLYWAQEYAKHNRSIMMALLKDVVRKEFKKAKPTFETEISCHHNYVAEERYEGMDLLVTRKGAIRAGSGEYGIIPGSMGTSSYIVKGLGNEKAFNSASHGAGRRMSRNAAKRRFSVRDLEEQTRGVECRKDSGVVDEIPGAYKNIDQVMEQQRDLVQVVAKLKQFICVKG
- a CDS encoding LAGLIDADG family homing endonuclease, translated to MDLTVPEYAYMFGFLQADGHLQQGAGQKGKLTVELSARDVDLLRKFQELTPYYSSITERTRSTNFAEVHTSATWTLCSLEARTKLNQLGLPYGRKSRTITPPGFEFRARDYLRGIVDADGSVGYTGKGFPFVSLTTASTAVAAYLCFYAGKFTGSERSLKRNARDGIYNILYTNEKAQRFAAHLYYEGCLSLPRKQAAADSLAAWIRPCGMRVAPARRRWTASEDRVLLRLNNDAAAARELGRTEKSCYIRLWRLRTGQIPLPADR